The following coding sequences lie in one Euhalothece natronophila Z-M001 genomic window:
- the hemL gene encoding glutamate-1-semialdehyde 2,1-aminomutase: MTSTTAFNTKKSKDIFSKAQNLMPGGVNSPVRAFKSVGGDPVVFDKVKGSHVWDVDGNEYIDYVGTWGPAICGHAHPEVVKALKEAIEKGTSFGAPSVEENILAEMVINAVPSIEMVRFVNSGTEACMSALRMMRAYTGRDKIIKFQGNYHGHADMLLVQAGSGVATLGLPDSPGVPKSATSSTLAAPYNDLEAVKKLFQDHGDEIAGVMLEPVVGNSGFIAPDMEFVQGLRELTQQHGALLAFDEVMTGFRIAYGGAQEKFGITPDVTTLGKIIGGGLPVGALGARKDIMEVIAPAGPMYQSGTLSGNPLAMTAGIKTLELLQRPGTYEQLDQMTKKLTDGLKEIAQKHGHAVQIGQLSAMFGVFFTDRPVRNFEDAKTSDLDKFSRYHRGMLERGIYLAPSQFEAGFTSLAHTEEDINKTLNAADEVMASL, translated from the coding sequence ATGACTTCAACAACCGCATTTAACACCAAGAAATCAAAAGATATCTTTAGCAAAGCTCAAAACCTAATGCCAGGGGGTGTGAACTCTCCTGTTCGCGCCTTTAAGTCTGTTGGTGGCGATCCTGTTGTGTTTGATAAAGTGAAAGGCTCTCATGTTTGGGATGTTGATGGCAATGAATATATTGATTACGTGGGAACTTGGGGCCCCGCAATATGTGGTCATGCCCATCCAGAAGTGGTTAAGGCTTTAAAAGAAGCCATTGAAAAGGGAACCAGTTTTGGTGCGCCTTCGGTGGAAGAAAATATCCTCGCGGAGATGGTCATTAATGCTGTTCCTAGCATCGAGATGGTGCGCTTTGTAAACTCAGGAACAGAAGCCTGTATGTCGGCACTTCGCATGATGCGTGCCTATACAGGACGAGATAAAATTATTAAATTCCAAGGTAATTATCATGGTCATGCTGATATGTTGCTGGTGCAAGCTGGCTCTGGAGTTGCTACTTTAGGGCTTCCTGACTCTCCTGGGGTTCCCAAGTCTGCTACCAGTAGTACCCTAGCCGCTCCCTATAATGACCTAGAAGCGGTGAAAAAGCTATTTCAAGATCATGGTGATGAAATTGCTGGAGTAATGCTAGAACCTGTGGTAGGAAACTCTGGCTTTATTGCGCCTGATATGGAATTTGTGCAAGGTTTGCGAGAATTGACTCAACAGCATGGGGCTTTATTAGCCTTTGATGAAGTTATGACTGGCTTCCGTATTGCCTATGGTGGCGCACAAGAGAAATTTGGTATTACTCCTGATGTCACAACCCTTGGTAAAATCATTGGTGGTGGCTTACCTGTCGGTGCTTTGGGAGCGCGGAAAGATATTATGGAAGTGATTGCACCCGCCGGCCCCATGTATCAATCTGGAACCTTATCGGGTAACCCCCTTGCCATGACTGCTGGGATTAAAACCTTAGAATTATTGCAACGCCCAGGCACTTATGAGCAACTGGATCAAATGACGAAAAAGCTCACTGATGGCTTAAAAGAAATTGCCCAAAAACATGGTCATGCGGTACAAATTGGTCAACTTAGTGCCATGTTTGGTGTCTTTTTCACAGATCGTCCAGTTCGTAATTTTGAAGATGCCAAAACCTCTGACTTAGATAAGTTTAGTCGCTATCATCGCGGCATGTTAGAACGTGGTATTTATTTAGCCCCCTCTCAATTTGAAGCTGGCTTCACCTCCTTAGCGCATACCGAGGAAGATATTAATAAAACCTTGAATGCTGCTGATGAAGTGATGGCTTCCTTGTAA
- a CDS encoding IS630 family transposase, whose protein sequence is MQLKDARSLPPQAQQAIRKRAVMAVIENKRSQGEVAQEFGVTRTAVNQWVQRYRRGGETALKACKQGRREHPTLARSQVTTITRLIRDYSPEQLQLPFTLWTRQAVSQLIEQCWGITLSQTTIGRYLRRWGLSPQKPAKCAREQCPHQLQHWLTHEYPAIHKRAQQEGAEIHWGDEMGLRSDHQAGTCWSEVGKTPIVEGTGQRFSCNLISALTNRGTLRFQVFQGGFNSDVFLEFLRRLIRSRENKVFLIVDRHPVHRSRKVQQWVAQHQDELELFYLPPYSPERNPDEFLNQDIKSNAMRRQRPRNRNELMKRVRSYLYSLQKCPERISRYFWAQPVQYAGL, encoded by the coding sequence ATGCAATTAAAAGACGCTCGGAGTTTACCCCCTCAAGCTCAACAAGCAATCCGTAAAAGGGCGGTCATGGCAGTGATTGAGAACAAACGTTCTCAAGGAGAAGTGGCCCAAGAGTTTGGAGTTACTCGTACAGCAGTTAATCAGTGGGTGCAACGTTACCGTCGTGGGGGTGAGACAGCTCTCAAAGCTTGTAAACAAGGTCGTCGTGAGCATCCTACCTTGGCGCGATCGCAGGTAACGACAATTACTCGTCTCATTCGGGATTACAGCCCAGAACAACTACAACTGCCATTTACTCTCTGGACTCGACAAGCCGTATCTCAGCTCATTGAACAATGTTGGGGAATTACTCTTTCTCAAACGACGATTGGTCGTTATCTGCGTCGTTGGGGACTGTCTCCACAAAAGCCTGCCAAATGCGCTCGTGAGCAATGTCCTCACCAGCTTCAGCATTGGTTAACTCATGAATATCCAGCGATTCACAAGCGAGCACAGCAGGAAGGAGCTGAGATTCATTGGGGTGATGAAATGGGATTGCGTTCGGACCATCAAGCAGGGACTTGTTGGTCTGAGGTAGGGAAAACGCCAATTGTAGAAGGAACTGGGCAACGTTTCAGTTGCAACTTAATTTCCGCCCTGACCAATCGAGGAACCCTACGCTTTCAAGTATTTCAAGGGGGATTTAATAGCGATGTCTTTTTGGAATTTTTACGCCGATTAATTCGCTCCAGGGAAAACAAAGTTTTTTTGATTGTAGATCGCCACCCAGTACATCGCTCCCGTAAAGTTCAACAATGGGTAGCTCAACATCAGGATGAATTGGAACTGTTTTATCTTCCCCCCTACAGCCCAGAACGAAATCCCGATGAATTTCTCAATCAGGACATTAAAAGCAATGCTATGAGACGACAAAGACCCCGTAATCGTAATGAACTCATGAAAAGGGTTCGCTCTTATTTATACAGTCTTCAGAAATGTCCCGAACGTATTAGTCGTTATTTTTGGGCTCAGCCAGTTCAATATGCTGGCCTTTAG
- a CDS encoding B12-binding domain-containing radical SAM protein has product MRTLLIYPRFPQSFWSFEKTLQLIGRKAMLPPLGLVTVAAILPQNWEFRLVDRNVTDLTEADWNWAKLVILSGMIVHRDDLCSLIQEAKRRNKKVAVGGPYPTSFPHELEEAGADYLILDEGEITLPMFVEALAEGKETGTFRATEKPDITQTPIPRFDLLQLEAYSEMAIQFSRGCPFQCEFCDIIVLYGRKPRTKSPQQLIAELERLYELGWERSIFMVDDNFIGNKRNVKKLLRELAPWMEERAYPFSFSTEASVDLANDEELMDLMTDCNFNAVFLGIETPDESSLTVTKKYQNTRDPLAESVEKITRSGLRVMAGFIIGFDGEKTGAGQRIVDFVEKTSIPTAIFSMLQALPDTGLWHRLEQEGRLRGDANINQTTLMNFVPTRPLEEITREYIDGFWQLYDAQKFLDRTYRHYRLLGTAPCHRKRREKAKQASKPKTKARKSIDWQQIKALAVICWRQGIVRKTSFTFWWYLWQMFLHNRSGIPSYLGVCAQAEHFIEYRQLVKERIESQLEAYLSLQAEQTDEKITKAFTLSQ; this is encoded by the coding sequence ATGCGTACACTACTAATTTATCCCCGTTTTCCACAAAGTTTTTGGTCATTTGAAAAAACCCTACAACTAATTGGGCGTAAAGCTATGTTACCGCCACTGGGGTTAGTAACTGTTGCTGCTATTTTACCTCAAAACTGGGAGTTTCGACTCGTTGATCGTAATGTCACTGACTTAACAGAAGCTGACTGGAATTGGGCAAAATTAGTCATTCTATCTGGTATGATTGTTCATCGTGACGATCTATGTAGTCTAATCCAAGAAGCAAAACGAAGAAATAAAAAAGTTGCTGTTGGTGGCCCTTATCCAACCTCTTTTCCTCATGAATTGGAAGAAGCGGGAGCAGATTATTTGATTCTAGATGAAGGAGAAATTACTCTCCCCATGTTTGTAGAGGCACTTGCAGAAGGAAAAGAGACAGGGACATTTCGCGCCACTGAAAAACCTGATATTACCCAAACCCCAATTCCTCGCTTTGATTTATTACAATTAGAAGCCTACTCAGAAATGGCAATTCAATTCTCTCGGGGTTGCCCCTTTCAATGTGAATTTTGCGATATTATTGTCCTCTACGGGCGAAAACCGCGAACTAAATCTCCTCAACAATTAATCGCAGAATTAGAGCGACTTTATGAATTAGGGTGGGAACGTAGTATTTTTATGGTCGATGATAATTTCATCGGTAATAAACGTAACGTTAAGAAATTACTGCGAGAACTTGCCCCTTGGATGGAAGAGAGAGCTTATCCTTTTTCCTTCTCCACAGAAGCCTCAGTTGATTTAGCCAATGATGAAGAGTTAATGGATTTAATGACCGATTGTAATTTTAATGCGGTCTTTTTGGGAATTGAAACCCCTGATGAATCTAGTCTTACTGTAACTAAAAAGTATCAAAACACCCGTGATCCCCTTGCTGAGTCAGTAGAAAAAATTACACGCTCTGGGCTGCGTGTGATGGCTGGCTTTATCATTGGCTTTGATGGTGAAAAAACAGGAGCTGGTCAACGTATTGTTGACTTTGTTGAAAAAACGAGTATCCCCACTGCCATTTTTAGTATGCTACAAGCCCTTCCTGATACAGGGCTATGGCACCGTTTAGAACAAGAGGGAAGATTACGAGGGGATGCCAATATTAATCAGACAACGTTGATGAACTTTGTCCCAACTCGTCCCTTAGAAGAAATTACCCGTGAATATATTGATGGATTTTGGCAACTGTATGATGCTCAAAAATTTTTAGATCGTACCTATCGCCATTATCGTCTTTTAGGAACTGCTCCCTGTCATCGCAAGCGACGAGAAAAAGCTAAACAAGCAAGCAAGCCTAAAACTAAAGCAAGAAAATCGATTGATTGGCAACAAATTAAGGCTTTAGCGGTTATTTGCTGGCGACAGGGAATTGTCCGTAAAACTAGTTTTACTTTCTGGTGGTATCTTTGGCAAATGTTTTTACATAACCGCAGTGGAATTCCCAGTTATTTAGGTGTTTGTGCCCAAGCAGAGCATTTTATTGAATATCGGCAACTGGTTAAAGAGAGAATTGAATCACAATTAGAAGCCTACCTTAGTTTGCAAGCAGAACAAACTGATGAAAAGATTACAAAAGCCTTTACGCTCTCCCAGTAA
- a CDS encoding GNAT family N-acetyltransferase has protein sequence MDQPTIVSGMVFPSPLAEPCQLQIIELNEISVAATLLVSAFGSEPAAVALFPNPRHRYHYQMITAKILLSSIIPHGSVYGVTCHGELAGIAVWLPPSVNSGFKWRMTRYLLELVLVSLQFPTALPKALWTQWRDRAVVRKVLRIKREIDTMTNGQPYWYLKALATKAEFRGRGIAHHLLKQILTHCDQKQLEVWLDTTEAVNVSFYQRLGFETVYETEAGKFLPSFWLMRRNPQPIA, from the coding sequence ATGGATCAACCAACAATCGTTTCAGGAATGGTTTTCCCTTCTCCCCTAGCGGAACCGTGCCAACTGCAGATCATTGAGTTAAATGAGATTAGCGTTGCTGCTACATTATTAGTAAGTGCTTTTGGCAGTGAACCGGCTGCTGTTGCTCTATTTCCCAACCCTCGCCATCGCTATCATTACCAGATGATCACCGCAAAAATTTTACTGAGTAGCATCATTCCTCATGGTAGTGTTTATGGTGTCACGTGCCATGGGGAACTGGCAGGAATTGCCGTTTGGCTACCACCATCAGTGAATTCGGGTTTCAAATGGAGAATGACTCGTTATCTGCTAGAGTTGGTGTTAGTGAGTTTGCAATTCCCCACAGCTTTGCCAAAAGCATTATGGACACAATGGCGCGATCGCGCAGTTGTCAGAAAGGTGCTTCGGATTAAAAGAGAAATTGATACCATGACTAATGGTCAGCCTTATTGGTACTTAAAAGCACTTGCTACCAAAGCGGAGTTTCGTGGGCGCGGAATTGCCCATCACTTATTAAAGCAGATCTTAACCCATTGCGATCAAAAGCAATTAGAGGTGTGGCTAGATACCACGGAAGCGGTTAACGTTTCTTTTTATCAACGCTTGGGCTTTGAAACAGTTTACGAGACTGAAGCAGGTAAATTTTTACCGAGTTTTTGGCTAATGCGTCGCAACCCCCAACCGATTGCTTAA
- a CDS encoding heavy metal translocating P-type ATPase has product MSQSTHQSATLIVPGMGSNHCAGIVSDSLKRLSGVQKVETRPSDHRVEIEFDASQLSPENLRDAVEKAGYEVAALNSHQPSLILIVPGMGSNHCAGIVRDSLERLQGVKQVETRASDHQVRVAFDNTHLSPETLRETVEKAGYEVADLQPIEQGETSDETATTDVEAAHLAAAKRRLWLAIPPTVIIMLLMAFQMPLEILPNEVYLAIVAILAFPVIFIAGRTTHRSARRSILNRTPNMDALISLGSLPPYFIGLVGFIYPMTSFIEMASTIMTFHLLGRYLEALAKGQASQAIRKLLNMGAKTARVRREDQEMEVEIQSLRVGDVMIVRPGEKVPTDGEIIAGNSHVDESIATGESVPVEKSAGDRAIGATINQEGLLEVRATKVGSDTFLSQVVRLVKEAQGSQVPIQELADQITTYFVPIVFVIALISLAAWWLFPEQLTPILVWGETFLPWVDPEANRWLLGILASIAVMVIACPCALGLATPTALMVSSGLGANQGILIRNGSAIQTLKNIKFIVLDKTGTITKGEPTLTDVILCNRNFSEAQLLGSAASVEAGSAHPLAQAVVDGARDRAVNIPKIEQFESVTARGVQGSIGKQWVRVGSYRWFEELGFDTQEVVNELEQLEQQGKTAMLVGIEEFLVGIVAVADTLKPDSTEAIKALKKEGIEPVMITGDNERTANAIATQVGIDRVLANVLPEGKIDGIRHFQSRGSQVAMVGDGINDAPALKQADVGIAIGAGADVAIEAADVTLVSGELSKVVEAIQLSRATFNKIIQNLFWASIYNLAAIPIAAIGLLHPAIGVIAMTASSLSVIGNSMLLKRNTISIK; this is encoded by the coding sequence ATGTCACAATCAACCCACCAAAGTGCTACCTTAATCGTTCCTGGTATGGGAAGTAATCACTGTGCTGGCATTGTCAGTGATTCTCTAAAGCGATTGAGTGGAGTCCAAAAAGTAGAAACACGCCCTAGCGATCATCGAGTGGAGATCGAATTTGATGCCAGTCAGCTTTCTCCTGAAAACTTACGTGATGCAGTGGAAAAAGCGGGATATGAGGTAGCAGCTCTGAACTCCCATCAACCTAGCCTGATCTTAATTGTACCTGGCATGGGAAGTAATCATTGTGCTGGCATTGTTAGAGATTCTCTGGAACGATTGCAGGGAGTGAAACAAGTGGAAACCCGTGCCAGTGATCATCAAGTGCGCGTCGCCTTTGATAACACTCACTTATCCCCTGAAACTTTGCGTGAAACAGTGGAAAAGGCAGGTTATGAAGTTGCTGATCTACAACCTATCGAACAAGGGGAAACTAGCGATGAAACCGCCACTACTGATGTAGAAGCCGCGCATTTGGCAGCCGCAAAAAGACGATTATGGCTTGCTATCCCACCCACTGTCATCATTATGTTACTAATGGCGTTTCAGATGCCTTTAGAAATACTCCCCAATGAGGTGTATTTAGCAATTGTTGCCATTTTAGCTTTTCCTGTGATCTTTATTGCTGGGCGTACTACCCACCGTTCAGCCCGTCGCTCAATACTTAACCGTACTCCCAATATGGATGCCCTGATTAGTTTGGGCAGTCTTCCCCCCTACTTCATTGGACTTGTGGGATTTATTTATCCCATGACTTCCTTTATCGAGATGGCTTCGACTATTATGACGTTTCACTTGCTCGGTCGTTATTTGGAAGCACTAGCTAAAGGTCAAGCCTCACAAGCAATTCGGAAATTGTTGAACATGGGGGCAAAAACGGCACGGGTTCGGCGAGAAGATCAAGAGATGGAAGTCGAAATTCAATCTCTCCGTGTTGGGGATGTGATGATTGTGCGCCCTGGGGAAAAAGTGCCAACAGATGGCGAAATTATTGCGGGTAATAGTCATGTGGATGAATCTATTGCCACAGGTGAATCAGTGCCCGTGGAAAAAAGTGCTGGCGATCGCGCGATCGGCGCAACGATTAATCAAGAAGGATTATTAGAAGTCCGTGCCACCAAAGTCGGAAGTGATACTTTTTTATCACAAGTGGTTCGATTAGTCAAAGAAGCCCAAGGATCACAAGTCCCGATTCAGGAGTTGGCAGACCAAATTACGACCTATTTTGTTCCCATTGTCTTTGTTATCGCCCTGATCAGTTTAGCCGCTTGGTGGCTGTTTCCTGAACAACTTACTCCCATTTTAGTCTGGGGCGAAACGTTTTTGCCTTGGGTTGATCCTGAAGCAAATCGGTGGCTTTTAGGTATCCTTGCCAGTATTGCCGTGATGGTGATTGCTTGTCCTTGTGCTTTAGGGTTAGCAACTCCCACTGCATTGATGGTTAGTTCTGGGCTAGGAGCGAATCAAGGGATTCTCATTCGTAATGGTAGTGCAATTCAAACCCTAAAAAATATTAAATTTATCGTTTTGGATAAAACAGGTACAATTACCAAAGGAGAACCCACGCTAACTGATGTAATTCTCTGTAATCGGAATTTTTCGGAAGCACAACTGTTAGGCTCTGCCGCCAGTGTAGAAGCAGGTTCCGCTCATCCCCTTGCCCAAGCCGTTGTCGATGGAGCGCGCGATCGCGCTGTTAACATTCCCAAGATAGAACAATTTGAATCAGTAACTGCCCGTGGCGTACAGGGATCAATTGGCAAGCAATGGGTTCGCGTCGGGAGTTACCGTTGGTTTGAGGAACTAGGATTTGATACTCAGGAAGTAGTTAACGAGTTAGAACAATTAGAACAACAAGGCAAAACCGCAATGTTAGTGGGGATTGAGGAATTTTTAGTGGGAATTGTTGCCGTAGCAGATACCCTCAAACCTGACTCCACTGAAGCAATTAAAGCCTTGAAGAAAGAAGGGATTGAACCTGTCATGATCACGGGAGATAATGAACGAACAGCCAACGCGATCGCGACTCAAGTTGGGATTGATCGCGTGTTAGCTAATGTCCTCCCAGAAGGGAAAATTGATGGAATCCGACATTTTCAATCCCGTGGCAGTCAAGTTGCCATGGTGGGTGATGGCATTAATGATGCCCCTGCCCTAAAACAAGCCGATGTGGGCATAGCGATTGGGGCTGGTGCTGATGTTGCTATTGAAGCCGCTGATGTCACCCTTGTTAGTGGTGAACTCTCTAAAGTGGTTGAAGCGATTCAGCTATCTCGGGCTACCTTCAATAAAATTATTCAGAATCTGTTCTGGGCTTCCATTTATAACTTAGCAGCCATCCCCATTGCCGCGATCGGACTTCTTCACCCAGCTATTGGCGTAATTGCCATGACAGCTAGTTCCCTCTCAGTAATTGGGAATTCGATGTTACTGAAACGTAATACCATTTCCATAAAGTAG
- a CDS encoding DUF305 domain-containing protein — protein sequence MKTNHWKDIARVTTIAVASATLVISGAALANRTGAESFAEKAHQHSPHHGNHEDHNMGDQHSPHHGNREDHDMGDHADVESELDYLVHMIPHHEEAIEAAKILRDRTERPEMQAFAEEIIETQTAEIEQIESWLEQWHPERDRATEYEPMMRDLSDLEGDELDQVFLEDMIIHHMGAVMQSRMLLQQELVENEPVGELAQDIAQAQRDEIHQMQSWLQDWFDVDSHEVMREQMHQQRHDNGNGDHH from the coding sequence ATGAAAACGAATCATTGGAAGGATATTGCTCGGGTGACAACAATTGCAGTTGCCAGTGCCACCTTAGTGATTAGCGGAGCTGCCCTAGCCAACCGTACTGGAGCTGAATCCTTTGCAGAAAAAGCTCACCAACATTCTCCCCATCATGGTAATCATGAAGACCATAATATGGGCGATCAACATTCCCCCCATCATGGCAATCGTGAGGATCATGATATGGGCGATCATGCCGATGTTGAAAGTGAATTGGACTATTTAGTTCACATGATTCCCCATCATGAGGAAGCCATTGAAGCCGCTAAAATTTTACGTGATCGGACAGAACGCCCTGAAATGCAAGCCTTTGCCGAGGAAATTATTGAAACACAAACGGCAGAAATTGAGCAAATTGAGAGTTGGTTAGAGCAATGGCATCCTGAGCGCGATCGCGCAACTGAGTATGAACCCATGATGCGAGACTTATCTGATCTAGAAGGGGATGAATTAGATCAGGTATTTTTAGAAGACATGATTATCCATCATATGGGAGCAGTCATGCAGTCGCGGATGTTATTGCAACAGGAATTAGTGGAAAACGAACCAGTGGGAGAACTGGCTCAAGACATTGCCCAAGCGCAAAGAGACGAAATTCATCAAATGCAAAGCTGGTTACAAGACTGGTTTGATGTGGATTCTCACGAGGTCATGAGAGAACAAATGCACCAGCAAAGACATGACAATGGCAATGGTGATCATCACTAA